A genomic region of Thermogemmatispora onikobensis contains the following coding sequences:
- a CDS encoding (R)-mandelonitrile lyase, which translates to MEIRRNGSQPSQKGPAATFTGAVRIDPLFEAPSPARVRMASVTFEPGARTAWHSHPLGQTLIVTAGCGRAQRWGGPIEEIRPGDVVWFAPGEKHWHGAAPTTAMTHIAIQEELDGKVADWMEHVSDEQYGQQS; encoded by the coding sequence ATGGAGATCAGAAGGAACGGCTCGCAGCCTTCGCAGAAGGGGCCGGCTGCCACCTTTACCGGGGCAGTACGTATTGATCCGTTGTTCGAGGCACCCAGCCCGGCGCGCGTGCGTATGGCCAGCGTCACCTTTGAGCCAGGGGCCCGTACGGCCTGGCACAGCCATCCGCTCGGGCAGACGCTGATCGTCACTGCCGGCTGTGGGCGGGCCCAGCGCTGGGGCGGCCCTATTGAGGAGATTCGTCCGGGAGATGTAGTCTGGTTCGCGCCCGGTGAGAAGCACTGGCATGGAGCGGCGCCGACCACGGCCATGACGCACATTGCTATTCAGGAAGAGCTTGATGGCAAGGTAGCCGACTGGATGGAGCATGTCAGCGATGAGCAGTACGGGCAGCAGTCCTAG
- a CDS encoding nitroreductase/quinone reductase family protein, which produces MSQTDLRTALQGRSEIEITVKGRASGRSYTYPVWFILEDDVLYLLPVRGTGTGWYKNLRQAPTLQVRAGQQALTTGVRLIEDQSRVAAIAERFREKYGSRQIQAYYPLINVAVEVPLGSSHH; this is translated from the coding sequence ATGAGTCAGACAGACCTTCGCACGGCCTTGCAGGGCCGCAGTGAGATTGAGATCACGGTCAAGGGGCGCGCCAGTGGGCGCTCTTACACGTATCCGGTCTGGTTTATCCTGGAGGACGATGTCCTCTATTTGTTGCCTGTGCGCGGAACCGGGACTGGCTGGTACAAGAACTTGCGCCAGGCTCCGACCTTGCAAGTGCGTGCCGGTCAGCAGGCTCTCACTACCGGCGTACGGCTCATTGAGGATCAAAGCCGCGTGGCGGCCATCGCGGAGCGCTTCCGCGAGAAGTATGGCTCCAGGCAGATCCAGGCTTACTATCCGCTCATCAACGTGGCTGTCGAGGTTCCGCTCGGCAGTTCACATCATTAA